A genomic window from Dechloromonas sp. A34 includes:
- a CDS encoding TetR/AcrR family transcriptional regulator, giving the protein MGTVKDNVVDLEREKPGRREELLQAALDLFSENGFEGTSIRDIAKTLGVSVSVVYHYFQNKEGLWSAILEYSIKALPGKLEAALAGGGHALERFRRLLRTHLVASADYHKESKMFLISHDRMSVDGDKASKEIQKRILGIYVGILDELKQEGWVKAGNTKILAFNILGVVNWQLRWYRPDGPLDSEQVYDEMITFILYGAVGVPPGRS; this is encoded by the coding sequence ATGGGAACCGTCAAAGACAACGTCGTCGATCTGGAAAGGGAAAAGCCTGGGCGCCGGGAGGAGCTTTTGCAGGCCGCGCTGGATTTGTTTTCCGAGAATGGTTTCGAGGGCACTTCGATTCGGGATATCGCCAAAACACTGGGGGTGAGCGTCTCGGTGGTCTATCACTACTTCCAGAACAAGGAGGGGCTGTGGTCGGCGATTCTCGAGTATTCGATCAAGGCCCTGCCGGGCAAGCTGGAAGCGGCGCTGGCCGGTGGCGGCCACGCCCTGGAGCGCTTTCGCCGCCTCTTGCGAACGCACCTGGTGGCCTCCGCCGACTATCACAAAGAGTCGAAGATGTTCCTGATCAGCCACGACCGGATGTCGGTGGATGGTGACAAGGCGAGCAAGGAAATCCAGAAACGGATACTCGGCATCTACGTCGGCATTCTCGACGAGCTCAAGCAGGAAGGCTGGGTGAAGGCCGGCAATACCAAGATACTGGCCTTCAACATCCTCGGCGTCGTCAATTGGCAGCTCCGCTGGTATCGCCCCGACGGTCCGCTGGACAGCGAGCAGGTCTATGACGAGATGATTACCTTCA
- a CDS encoding glucose 1-dehydrogenase has product MNRVAGKTILITGAANGLGRETAKLLAAEGGTVWLTDIDDAGGREVVAEITEAGGKAHYLHHDVSSPEAWEAVFTTLKGEERKLDILVNNAGGGTYNDIETVTFAEWRRIMSINLDATFLGTQLAIKWMKTTGGGSIVNVSSVAAFSGAPNLAAYCAAKAGIHMLSKSAAVYAGQKGYQIRVNSIHPGLVDTKAGKEMAMLATGAPEEQAIQAFTALHPIGRIGKPIDIANGILYLASDESSFVTGTHLIIDGGFTAV; this is encoded by the coding sequence ATGAACAGAGTTGCAGGCAAGACCATCCTGATTACCGGCGCCGCCAATGGCCTGGGGCGCGAAACGGCAAAGCTTCTGGCGGCCGAAGGGGGCACCGTCTGGCTGACGGATATCGACGACGCCGGTGGCCGGGAGGTCGTTGCCGAGATCACCGAAGCCGGCGGCAAGGCGCACTATCTGCACCACGACGTCAGTTCGCCGGAAGCCTGGGAGGCGGTCTTCACCACCCTCAAGGGCGAGGAGCGCAAGCTGGATATCCTGGTCAACAACGCCGGCGGCGGAACCTACAACGACATCGAAACCGTCACCTTCGCCGAATGGCGCCGGATCATGTCCATCAACCTCGACGCGACCTTCCTCGGCACCCAGCTCGCCATCAAGTGGATGAAGACCACCGGCGGCGGCAGCATTGTCAATGTCAGCTCCGTGGCCGCCTTCTCCGGCGCCCCCAACCTCGCCGCCTATTGCGCCGCCAAGGCTGGCATCCACATGCTATCCAAATCGGCCGCTGTCTATGCCGGACAAAAGGGCTACCAGATCCGCGTCAACTCCATTCACCCGGGCCTGGTGGACACCAAGGCCGGCAAGGAAATGGCCATGCTGGCCACCGGCGCCCCCGAAGAACAGGCCATCCAGGCCTTCACCGCCCTGCATCCGATTGGGCGGATCGGAAAACCCATAGACATTGCCAACGGCATTCTTTACCTGGCCTCCGACGAATCAAGCTTCGTCACCGGCACCCATCTGATTATTGACGGTGGGTTTACTGCCGTCTGA